From the genome of Bradyrhizobium sp. ORS 278:
GGCGGAGGTCAGCGCCTTGGTCTTCATCTCCGCGACCTGGCCCTCATAGGTGATCTGGACCTTGGTGATGCTGCTCTCGGTCAGCTGGCCCGCGAACGAGCCGAGCTTCTCGGCCAGCGCGATGAAAGGTTTCAGCTTCGGCGCCTCTTCCGCCGTGATCGAGGGAAAGTTGATGGCGTTCGAGATCGCGCCCGTCAGCAGATAGTCCGACATCTGCTCGGCGATCTGCAACGCGACGTTCTCCTGCGCTTCGGTCGTGGAGGCGCCGAGATGCGGCGTGCAGATCACGCCGGGATGACCGAACAGCGGATTGCTGGTCGCCGGCTCCTCGGCGAACACGTCGAGGGCGGCACCCGCAACCTGCTTGGAGTTTAGCGCCTCGAGCAGCGCCGCCTCGTCGATCAGGCCGCCGCGCGCGCAATTGATGATGCGCACGCCCTGTTTCATCTTGGCGATCGCCTGGGCATCGATGATGTTGCGGGTCTTGTCGGTCAGCGGCGTGTGCAAGGTGATGAAGTCGGCGCGCTTGAGCAACTCGTCGAGCTCGACCTTCTCGACGCCGAGGTCACGGGCGCGCTCCTCGGTCAGGAACGGATCGAAGCCGATCACCTTCATGCGCAGTCCTTGCGCGCGGTCGCAGACGATCGAGCCGATATTGCCGCAGCCGACGACGCCCAGCGTCTTGCCGGTGATCTCGACGCCCATGAAGCGGTTTTTCTCCCACTTGCCGGCCTGCGTCGAGGCATCCGCCTGCGGGATTTCGCGCGCCAGCGACAGCATCATGGTGATCGCATGCTCGGCGGTCGTGATCGAGTTGCCGAACGGCGTGTTCATCACGATGATGCCCTTGGCGGTCGCCGCGGGAATCTCGACATTGTCGACGCCGATGCCGGCGCGGCCGATCACCTTGAGCCGCTTGGCGCGCTCGATGATCTTCGCGGTCGCCTTCGTCGCGGAGCGAATGGCGAGGCCGTCATAGTCGCCGATGATGTCGGCGAGCTTATCCTTGTCCTTGCCTAGGTT
Proteins encoded in this window:
- the serA gene encoding phosphoglycerate dehydrogenase, with the translated sequence MTKPKVLISDALSPAAVQIFRDRGVEVDFQPNLGKDKDKLADIIGDYDGLAIRSATKATAKIIERAKRLKVIGRAGIGVDNVEIPAATAKGIIVMNTPFGNSITTAEHAITMMLSLAREIPQADASTQAGKWEKNRFMGVEITGKTLGVVGCGNIGSIVCDRAQGLRMKVIGFDPFLTEERARDLGVEKVELDELLKRADFITLHTPLTDKTRNIIDAQAIAKMKQGVRIINCARGGLIDEAALLEALNSKQVAGAALDVFAEEPATSNPLFGHPGVICTPHLGASTTEAQENVALQIAEQMSDYLLTGAISNAINFPSITAEEAPKLKPFIALAEKLGSFAGQLTESSITKVQITYEGQVAEMKTKALTSAVLAGLLRPMLGEVNVVSAPVIAKERGMIVDEVLRAGESDYESLISVAVTTGQQERAVSGTVYADGKPRLVDIKGIRVDAEFGKSMIYVTNEDKPGFIGKFASLLGDAKINIATFHLGRVAPGSDAIALVEVDGAVPAELLAKIQALPQVKQAKALAF